The Streptomyces phaeolivaceus genome has a window encoding:
- a CDS encoding tetratricopeptide repeat protein has product MSVENQERAARAVRTVRRLGRGVGAAVWHGRGVAWAVAGCFVLGGVLMAVPPDGAGGDSGRAAAGVRGAAGAEGRRVAAGMPVALSRVAATVREHEARVRARPRDHVSWAVLGTAYTERALRTGAVADYPRAERALRTSLRLWPGGNADALEGLAALAVARRDFRAAKGWGEEAVRVAPRRWTSYARLVDAYDGLGRYKKSRAALATLLTLDSGPAARVKAAQVHWDQGAREDAAAALSDAAASQTTMAGPSAAGATWWVRAGELAWERGEAAESLRYCSAARGEPEGDACRGRALAALGRTGEGVRAYRDSLARRPSAAVALRLGELYESLGRGRDARERYGVVRALVARSAAAGVNESLVLGALEADHGDPVVAVRVLRAEWERQPGLRVADALGWALHRAGEDGEALGFARRATDRARGGEVRSAVYAYHRGVIERALGLAAPARRHLEEARRLNPYVA; this is encoded by the coding sequence ATGTCTGTGGAGAACCAGGAGCGGGCGGCGCGGGCGGTACGGACGGTACGGCGGCTGGGGCGCGGGGTGGGCGCGGCGGTGTGGCACGGGCGGGGTGTGGCCTGGGCGGTCGCCGGGTGCTTCGTGCTCGGGGGTGTGCTGATGGCGGTGCCGCCGGACGGGGCCGGCGGTGACTCCGGGCGGGCGGCGGCGGGTGTGCGGGGTGCGGCCGGAGCCGAGGGGCGGCGGGTGGCGGCCGGGATGCCCGTCGCGCTGTCCCGGGTGGCGGCCACCGTCCGGGAGCACGAGGCCCGGGTACGGGCCCGGCCGCGTGACCATGTCTCCTGGGCGGTGCTCGGTACGGCGTACACCGAACGGGCGCTGCGGACCGGCGCCGTCGCCGACTACCCCCGGGCCGAACGCGCCCTGCGCACCTCGCTGCGCCTGTGGCCCGGCGGCAACGCGGACGCCCTCGAAGGCCTGGCCGCCCTCGCCGTCGCCCGCCGTGACTTCCGGGCGGCGAAAGGCTGGGGCGAGGAGGCCGTACGGGTGGCGCCGCGGCGCTGGACCTCGTACGCGCGGCTCGTCGACGCGTACGACGGGCTCGGCCGCTACAAGAAGTCCCGCGCGGCCCTGGCCACCCTGCTGACCCTGGACTCCGGTCCCGCGGCACGGGTGAAGGCCGCGCAGGTCCACTGGGACCAGGGGGCGCGTGAGGACGCGGCGGCGGCGCTCTCGGACGCGGCGGCCTCGCAGACCACGATGGCGGGACCGTCGGCCGCGGGCGCCACGTGGTGGGTACGGGCCGGGGAGCTGGCCTGGGAGCGAGGGGAGGCGGCGGAGTCGCTGCGGTACTGCTCGGCCGCGCGGGGTGAGCCGGAGGGCGACGCGTGCCGGGGGCGTGCGCTGGCCGCGCTGGGGCGGACGGGGGAAGGGGTGCGGGCGTACCGGGACTCCCTCGCCCGGCGGCCCTCCGCAGCGGTCGCGCTGCGGTTGGGCGAGCTGTACGAGTCGCTGGGGCGGGGGCGGGATGCTCGGGAGCGGTACGGGGTGGTGCGGGCGCTGGTGGCACGGTCCGCCGCGGCCGGGGTGAACGAGTCGCTCGTCCTCGGGGCGCTGGAGGCGGACCACGGGGATCCGGTGGTGGCGGTGCGGGTGCTGCGGGCGGAGTGGGAACGCCAGCCGGGGCTGCGGGTGGCCGACGCGCTGGGGTGGGCGTTGCATCGGGCCGGGGAGGACGGGGAGGCGCTCGGGTTCGCGCGGCGGGCGACGGATCGGGCGCGGGGTGGGGAGGTGCGGAGTGCGGTGTACGCGTATCACCGGGGGGTGATCGAGCGGGCCTTGGGGTTGGCTGCTCCGGCGCGGCGGCATCTGGAGGAGGCGCGGCGGTTGAATCCGTATGTCGCGTGA
- the hppD gene encoding 4-hydroxyphenylpyruvate dioxygenase: MTQTTHHAPHTARQADPFPVKGMDAVVFAVGNAKQAAHYYSTAFGMRLVAYAGPETGSRETASYVLENGSARFVLTSVVKPTTPWGHFLAEHVAEHGDGVVDLAIEVPDARRAYAYAVEHGARSVTEPYEMKDEHGTVVLAAIATYGKTRHTLVERTGYDGPYLPGHVAASPLVEPPAHRTFQAVDHCVGNVELGRMNEWVEFYNRVMGFTNMKEFVGDDIATEYSALMSKVVADGTLKVKFPINEPAIAKKKSQIDEYLEFYGGAGVQHIALNTNDIVRTVRTMRAAGVEFLATPDSYYDTLGEWVGDTRVPVDTLRELKILADRDEDGYLLQIFTKPVQDRPTVFFEIIERHGSMGFGKGNFRALFEAIEREQEKRGNL, from the coding sequence ATGACGCAGACCACGCACCACGCCCCCCACACCGCACGGCAGGCAGACCCCTTCCCGGTCAAGGGAATGGACGCGGTCGTCTTCGCCGTGGGCAACGCCAAGCAGGCCGCCCACTACTACTCCACCGCGTTCGGCATGCGCCTCGTCGCCTACGCCGGCCCCGAGACCGGCAGCCGCGAGACGGCGAGCTACGTCCTGGAGAACGGCTCGGCCCGGTTCGTCCTCACCTCGGTCGTCAAACCCACCACCCCCTGGGGCCACTTCCTCGCCGAGCACGTCGCCGAGCACGGAGACGGCGTCGTCGACCTCGCCATCGAGGTCCCGGACGCCCGTCGCGCGTACGCCTACGCCGTCGAACACGGCGCGCGTTCCGTCACCGAGCCGTACGAGATGAAGGACGAGCACGGCACGGTCGTCCTCGCCGCGATCGCCACCTACGGCAAGACCCGGCACACCCTCGTCGAGCGCACCGGCTACGACGGCCCGTACCTCCCCGGCCACGTCGCCGCGAGCCCCCTCGTCGAGCCGCCCGCCCACCGCACGTTCCAGGCCGTCGACCACTGCGTCGGCAACGTCGAACTCGGGCGTATGAACGAGTGGGTGGAGTTCTACAACCGGGTCATGGGCTTCACCAACATGAAGGAGTTCGTGGGCGACGACATCGCCACCGAGTACAGCGCGCTGATGTCGAAGGTCGTCGCGGACGGCACGCTCAAGGTCAAGTTCCCGATCAACGAGCCCGCCATCGCCAAGAAGAAGTCCCAGATCGACGAGTATCTGGAGTTCTACGGCGGCGCGGGTGTGCAACACATCGCGCTCAACACGAACGACATCGTGCGGACGGTACGGACGATGCGGGCGGCCGGGGTCGAGTTCCTCGCCACGCCCGACTCGTACTACGACACGCTGGGGGAGTGGGTCGGGGACACCCGCGTCCCCGTGGACACCCTGCGTGAGCTGAAGATCCTCGCGGACCGGGACGAGGACGGGTATCTGCTGCAGATCTTCACCAAGCCGGTCCAGGACCGGCCGACGGTCTTCTTCGAGATCATCGAGCGACACGGGTCGATGGGCTTCGGGAAGGGCAACTTCAGGGCGCTGTTCGAGGCGATCGAGAGGGAGCAGGAGAAGCGGGGCAACTTGTAA
- a CDS encoding ABC transporter permease encodes MTAAETGATAGAGATAGAGATAGAGATAGAGATAGAGATAGAGATAGAGATAGAGPATRAAASAGAAPAPARPASLRVSRQKLTLLPSVLVVVLFGTWIWFRQAELDAISANALSNGAVWLALWQHIQLTVVSTFFVLIIAIPLGILLTRESFRRATPVAMTVANTGQATPAIGLLALLVIWLGIGTRAALIGIIVYALLPVLSNTIAGLKANDPTLLEAARGIGMSPREVLTRVELPLAVPLILAGVRTALVLNVGTATLATFGGGGGLGVLITTGITNQRMPVLVLGSILTVALALLVDWLASLAEVLLRPRGLEPDA; translated from the coding sequence GTGACGGCGGCCGAGACGGGTGCCACGGCAGGGGCGGGTGCCACGGCAGGTGCGGGTGCCACGGCCGGTGCGGGTGCCACGGCCGGTGCGGGTGCCACGGCCGGTGCGGGTGCCACGGCAGGTGCGGGTGCCACGGCCGGTGCGGGTGCCACGGCCGGTGCTGGCCCCGCGACGAGGGCGGCGGCCTCCGCCGGGGCGGCCCCGGCGCCCGCGCGGCCCGCCTCCCTCCGGGTGAGTCGGCAGAAGCTGACGCTCCTGCCGTCCGTCCTCGTGGTCGTCCTGTTCGGTACCTGGATCTGGTTCCGGCAGGCCGAGCTGGACGCGATCTCCGCGAACGCGCTGTCGAACGGGGCGGTGTGGCTGGCCCTGTGGCAGCACATCCAGCTGACCGTGGTCTCCACCTTCTTCGTACTGATCATCGCGATCCCGCTGGGCATCCTGCTGACCCGGGAGTCGTTCCGGAGGGCCACCCCGGTGGCCATGACCGTCGCCAACACGGGCCAGGCCACCCCCGCCATCGGCCTGCTCGCGCTGCTGGTGATCTGGCTGGGCATCGGCACGAGAGCGGCACTGATCGGCATCATCGTCTACGCCCTCCTGCCCGTCCTCTCCAACACGATCGCCGGGCTGAAGGCGAACGACCCGACGCTCCTCGAAGCCGCCCGGGGCATCGGCATGTCCCCGAGAGAGGTGCTGACCCGCGTCGAACTCCCCCTGGCCGTACCGCTGATCCTCGCGGGCGTCCGCACCGCCCTCGTCCTGAACGTGGGCACGGCGACCCTCGCCACCTTCGGCGGGGGCGGCGGCCTCGGCGTACTGATCACCACCGGCATCACCAACCAGCGGATGCCCGTCCTCGTGCTCGGCTCGATCCTCACGGTCGCCCTCGCCCTGCTGGTCGACTGGCTCGCCTCCCTCGCCGAAGTGCTGCTCCGGCCACGGGGGTTGGAGCCGGACGCATGA
- a CDS encoding FAD-binding oxidoreductase: MSRVQAPSDETTGNLVDRLLSGLPAEAVLVDPDVTTSYANDMASFCEAGVPAVVVLPRTVDQVRHVMRVATELRVPVVPQGARTGLSGGANASEGCVVLSLTKMDRILEINPVDRIAVVEPGVVNATLSRAVNEHGLYYPPDPSSWEMCTIGGNIGTASGGLCCVKYGVTAEYVLGLDVVLADGRLMSTGRRTAKGVAGYDLTRLFVGSEGSLGIVVGATLALKPQPPQQLVLAAEFASAAAACDAVCRIMAGGHVPSLLELMDRTTVKAVNDLAHMGLPETTEALLLAAFDTPDPAADLAAVGELCEAAGATQVVPADDAAESELLLQARRMSLTALEAVKGTTMIDDVCVPRSKLGELIEGVERVAEKYDLTIGVCAHAGDGNTHPTVCFDAADPDESRRARESFDEIMALGLELGGTITGEHGVGILKKEWLARELGPVGLEMQRAVKSVFDPLGILNPGKLF, from the coding sequence ATGAGCCGTGTCCAAGCCCCGAGTGACGAGACGACCGGCAACCTCGTCGACCGTCTGCTGAGCGGCCTGCCGGCGGAGGCGGTCCTCGTCGATCCGGACGTGACGACCTCGTACGCCAACGACATGGCGAGCTTCTGCGAGGCGGGTGTCCCGGCGGTCGTCGTCCTGCCCCGGACCGTCGACCAGGTGCGGCACGTCATGCGTGTCGCCACGGAACTGCGCGTCCCGGTGGTCCCGCAGGGCGCCCGCACGGGTCTGTCCGGGGGCGCCAACGCCTCCGAGGGCTGCGTCGTGCTGTCCCTGACGAAGATGGACCGGATCCTGGAGATCAACCCCGTCGACCGGATCGCCGTCGTCGAACCGGGCGTCGTCAACGCGACGCTCTCCCGCGCGGTGAACGAACACGGCCTGTACTACCCTCCCGACCCCTCCAGCTGGGAGATGTGCACCATCGGCGGCAACATCGGCACGGCCTCCGGCGGGCTGTGCTGTGTGAAGTACGGGGTGACCGCCGAGTACGTCCTCGGGCTCGACGTCGTGCTCGCCGACGGGCGGCTGATGTCCACCGGCAGGCGCACCGCGAAGGGTGTCGCGGGCTACGACCTCACCCGGCTCTTCGTCGGCTCGGAGGGCTCGCTCGGCATCGTCGTCGGGGCGACCCTCGCCCTCAAGCCGCAGCCGCCCCAGCAGCTGGTGCTGGCGGCGGAGTTCGCGTCGGCCGCCGCCGCGTGCGACGCGGTGTGCCGGATCATGGCCGGCGGGCACGTCCCCTCACTGCTCGAACTCATGGACCGTACGACCGTGAAGGCCGTCAACGACCTGGCGCACATGGGCCTGCCGGAGACGACCGAGGCGCTGCTGCTCGCCGCCTTCGACACCCCGGACCCGGCCGCCGACCTCGCCGCGGTGGGGGAACTGTGCGAGGCCGCGGGCGCCACCCAGGTCGTCCCGGCGGACGACGCGGCCGAGTCCGAACTGCTGCTCCAGGCCCGGCGGATGTCGCTCACGGCGCTGGAGGCGGTCAAGGGCACCACGATGATCGACGACGTGTGCGTGCCGCGCTCGAAGCTCGGCGAGCTGATCGAGGGCGTGGAGCGCGTCGCCGAGAAGTACGACCTGACCATCGGGGTCTGCGCCCACGCAGGCGACGGCAACACCCACCCCACCGTCTGCTTCGACGCGGCCGACCCCGACGAGTCCCGGCGCGCCCGCGAGTCCTTCGACGAGATCATGGCGCTCGGCCTGGAACTCGGCGGCACGATCACCGGCGAGCACGGTGTGGGCATCCTCAAGAAGGAGTGGCTGGCGCGGGAACTGGGCCCGGTGGGGCTGGAGATGCAGCGGGCGGTGAAGTCCGTCTTCGACCCGCTGGGCATCCTCAACCCGGGCAAGCTCTTCTGA
- a CDS encoding RDD family protein: MSTEPPPFGSGQSPDDDQFRKQPPPPPQGGGSPYDPPPQQPPPHGGGSQPPYGSQPPPYGGGPYGGDPYGGGQYPNDPLSGMPPLADSGKRVLARILDMILVGIVVGLLAWAFRISQYSVDSDDFAFGKSLAQETLAAVLYIAYDTYFTVKNGQTLGKRLFKLRVANLNDGSTPSVQTALIRAAVLWIPFAFCCACIWTAIAGGWSFFDKPYKQGLHDKAAKTVVVSAG; encoded by the coding sequence ATGAGTACCGAACCGCCGCCCTTCGGCTCCGGTCAGTCCCCGGACGACGACCAGTTCAGGAAGCAGCCGCCCCCACCGCCCCAGGGCGGCGGCTCCCCGTACGACCCGCCGCCCCAGCAGCCGCCGCCGCACGGGGGCGGCTCGCAGCCGCCGTACGGCAGCCAGCCGCCTCCCTACGGCGGGGGGCCCTACGGCGGTGACCCCTACGGCGGTGGGCAGTACCCCAACGACCCGCTCTCGGGCATGCCGCCGCTCGCCGACAGCGGGAAGCGGGTGCTCGCGCGGATCCTCGACATGATCCTGGTGGGGATCGTGGTGGGGCTGCTGGCGTGGGCGTTCCGGATCAGCCAGTACTCGGTGGACTCGGACGACTTCGCGTTCGGCAAGTCCCTGGCGCAGGAGACGCTCGCGGCGGTCCTCTACATCGCCTACGACACGTACTTCACCGTCAAGAACGGACAGACCCTCGGCAAGCGGCTGTTCAAGCTGCGGGTGGCGAACCTCAACGACGGCTCCACGCCCTCCGTGCAGACCGCGCTGATCCGCGCGGCCGTGCTGTGGATCCCCTTCGCCTTCTGCTGCGCCTGCATCTGGACGGCGATCGCGGGCGGCTGGAGCTTCTTCGACAAGCCGTACAAGCAGGGTCTGCACGACAAGGCGGCCAAGACGGTGGTGGTCAGCGCCGGTTGA
- a CDS encoding ABC transporter permease produces MSFWEYVGSYHEKLLFDAYQHASAVFQCMVVATVAGVLIGVVSYRREWATGLATTGTATLLTIPSLAMIGLLIPLVGLGVAPTVIALTLYGLLPVVRNAIVGLRGVDPALVDAAKGIGMSRSLRLLRVELPLAWPPILTGIRISTQMLMGIAAIAAYASGPGLGNEIFRGIASLGSANALNQVLAGTLGIVALALLFDAAYVLIGRLTIPRGIRG; encoded by the coding sequence GTGAGCTTCTGGGAGTACGTCGGCAGCTACCACGAGAAGCTGCTGTTCGACGCGTATCAGCACGCCAGCGCGGTGTTCCAGTGCATGGTCGTGGCCACGGTCGCCGGGGTCCTGATCGGTGTCGTCTCCTATCGGCGGGAGTGGGCCACCGGCCTCGCCACGACCGGCACGGCCACCCTCCTGACCATCCCCTCCCTCGCCATGATCGGGCTGCTGATCCCGCTGGTGGGCCTCGGTGTGGCCCCGACCGTGATCGCGCTGACGCTGTACGGTCTGCTGCCGGTCGTACGGAACGCGATCGTGGGCCTGCGCGGGGTCGATCCGGCGCTGGTGGACGCCGCGAAGGGCATCGGGATGTCCCGGTCGCTGCGGCTGCTACGGGTCGAACTGCCGCTGGCCTGGCCGCCGATCCTCACCGGGATCCGGATCTCCACCCAGATGCTGATGGGCATCGCCGCGATCGCCGCGTACGCCTCCGGGCCGGGTCTCGGCAACGAGATCTTCCGGGGTATCGCCTCCCTGGGCAGCGCGAACGCCCTCAACCAGGTGCTCGCGGGCACGCTCGGGATCGTCGCCCTCGCCCTGCTGTTCGACGCCGCGTACGTACTGATCGGGCGGCTGACGATTCCGAGGGGGATCCGTGGCTGA
- a CDS encoding SsgA family sporulation/cell division regulator, whose product MRHTVVERELELRLVLSPERSIAVPAKLGFRSDDPYAVHITFHINSDRPVHWTFARELLVEGVFRPCGHGDVRVWPTKVSGRSVVLMALSSPDGDALLEAPAAAVSAWLERTLRVVPPGAEFDMLRIDDGLAELLAQ is encoded by the coding sequence ATGCGGCACACCGTCGTGGAGCGCGAACTGGAGCTCAGGCTCGTCCTGTCGCCCGAGCGCAGCATCGCCGTACCGGCCAAGCTCGGCTTCCGCAGCGACGACCCGTACGCCGTGCACATCACCTTCCACATCAACTCCGACCGTCCGGTGCACTGGACGTTCGCGCGGGAACTGCTGGTGGAGGGGGTGTTCCGGCCGTGCGGGCACGGGGACGTGCGGGTGTGGCCGACGAAGGTGTCGGGCCGCAGCGTGGTGCTGATGGCGCTCAGCTCACCGGACGGGGACGCCCTGCTGGAGGCGCCGGCCGCCGCCGTGTCGGCCTGGCTGGAGCGGACCCTGCGGGTGGTGCCGCCGGGTGCGGAGTTCGACATGCTGCGCATCGACGACGGCCTGGCCGAACTCCTCGCCCAGTGA
- a CDS encoding ABC transporter ATP-binding protein: protein MAENGVAGATIELVDLSKTYPGSRRPSVEGVTMRIDAGETVVLVGPSGCGKSTTLKLINRLIEPSGGSIRIGGEDVTGIDPVGLRRKVGYAIQSSGLFPHMTVAQNIALVPRMVGWSASRVRARVAEMLELVGLDPGEFHDRYPRQLSGGQQQRVGVARALAADPPVLLMDEPFGAVDPITRDHLQDELLRLQRELRKTIVFVTHDFDEAIKLGDRIAILRERSHIAQFDTPAAILAGPADDFVSGFVGGGAALRRLGLTRVRDVEVTDWPTAGVGDPPRRILERLRAGDTDEVLLLDRSGRPFKWLRRDDLEGAPGARSGTSIRRTVTGDATLRDALEAVLTDSSGRVAVTGADGEYTGVVDMETLIGSARALLEADRLAALEHRHAREEAREREEAGDGRIRTGRAGDGDGGAEGDGGTGAREG, encoded by the coding sequence GTGGCTGAGAACGGTGTGGCAGGGGCCACCATCGAGCTGGTCGACCTCAGCAAGACATATCCGGGCAGCCGTCGGCCCTCCGTCGAGGGCGTCACCATGCGGATCGACGCCGGCGAGACCGTCGTGCTGGTCGGGCCGTCCGGCTGCGGCAAGTCGACAACGCTCAAGCTGATCAACAGATTGATCGAGCCGTCCGGCGGTTCCATCCGGATCGGCGGCGAGGACGTCACCGGTATCGATCCGGTCGGGCTGCGGCGCAAGGTGGGCTATGCCATCCAGTCGTCCGGGCTCTTCCCGCACATGACCGTCGCCCAGAACATCGCGCTCGTCCCGAGGATGGTCGGCTGGTCCGCGTCCCGGGTGCGGGCGCGGGTGGCGGAGATGCTGGAGCTGGTGGGGCTCGACCCGGGCGAGTTCCACGACCGGTATCCGCGTCAGCTCTCCGGGGGCCAGCAGCAACGGGTGGGCGTGGCACGGGCGTTGGCCGCCGATCCGCCCGTGCTGCTGATGGACGAGCCGTTCGGGGCGGTGGACCCGATCACCCGCGACCACCTCCAGGACGAACTGCTGCGGCTCCAGCGCGAGTTGCGCAAGACGATCGTGTTCGTCACCCATGACTTCGACGAGGCGATCAAGCTGGGCGACCGGATCGCGATCCTGCGAGAGCGTTCGCACATCGCGCAGTTCGACACCCCGGCGGCGATCCTCGCGGGACCGGCCGACGACTTCGTCTCCGGTTTCGTGGGCGGGGGCGCCGCACTGCGCCGGCTCGGCCTGACCCGCGTACGGGATGTCGAGGTGACGGACTGGCCGACCGCGGGGGTGGGTGACCCGCCGCGACGGATCCTCGAACGGCTGCGGGCGGGCGACACCGACGAGGTGCTGCTGCTCGACCGGAGCGGACGGCCCTTCAAGTGGCTGCGGCGCGACGATCTGGAGGGGGCGCCCGGGGCACGGAGCGGGACCTCGATCCGCAGGACCGTCACCGGGGACGCGACGCTGCGGGACGCCCTGGAGGCCGTGCTGACCGACAGTTCGGGGCGGGTCGCGGTGACCGGGGCGGACGGCGAGTACACCGGTGTGGTGGACATGGAGACCCTGATCGGCTCCGCCCGCGCGCTCCTGGAGGCGGACCGGCTGGCCGCGCTGGAACACCGGCACGCGCGGGAGGAAGCGCGGGAACGGGAGGAGGCCGGCGACGGACGGATCCGGACAGGGCGGGCGGGCGACGGTGACGGAGGCGCGGAGGGCGACGGCGGGACGGGGGCGAGGGAGGGGTGA
- a CDS encoding Lrp/AsnC family transcriptional regulator, which produces MAIDHLDGRLIVLLAREPRIGVLEMSRRLGVARGTVQARLDRLQSNGVIRGFGPQVDPAALGYPVTAFATLQIRQGQGPDVRAHLATVPEVLELHTTTGSGDMLCRLVARSNADLQRVIDRVVGFDGIVRAATAIVMENPVPLRIIPLVEQAAQDPDGTL; this is translated from the coding sequence ATGGCGATCGATCATCTGGACGGCCGGCTGATCGTCCTGCTCGCGCGCGAGCCGCGGATCGGGGTGCTGGAGATGTCGCGGCGGCTGGGGGTCGCGCGGGGCACCGTGCAGGCCCGGCTCGACCGGCTTCAGTCGAATGGAGTCATCCGCGGGTTCGGCCCGCAGGTGGACCCGGCCGCGCTCGGCTACCCGGTCACGGCGTTCGCGACGCTCCAGATCCGGCAGGGGCAAGGGCCGGACGTACGGGCCCACTTGGCGACCGTGCCGGAGGTGCTGGAGCTGCACACGACGACCGGCAGCGGGGACATGCTGTGCCGGCTCGTGGCCCGGTCGAACGCCGATCTCCAGCGGGTGATCGACCGGGTCGTCGGTTTTGATGGCATCGTCCGGGCCGCCACGGCGATCGTCATGGAGAACCCCGTTCCGCTGCGGATCATCCCGCTGGTGGAGCAGGCGGCACAGGATCCGGACGGGACGCTGTAG
- a CDS encoding RDD family protein, giving the protein MSAPTPAPGDDRPREGYYPDPSIPGYVRYWNGAAWVPGTSRPAPSDGEPLAPPPGSGPSGAVEETGPHFFDEDPATDGEPGRPAADKPLHGIRPEPASAWGADRSRQTGFGGDKDRRVSWGSSGGVDPRLSLSGGADTGPPADSAASADSGPTASTDGTATIPPADADDEAGSPPGTVVFRRPDTSGGPAESGESARSEGTLTFGPPSSRAGRQDGGAPASPAPFGSPLTPAQVAAQQALGLAPHSAAPTTPPSGPQQGPGTAQGAPAPQQGPQSGSPAPAAPAAIAPAAPVAPAPRQPESQQPQFGGAFPQQAPQTPPVAPAPQLPRPAPGVPPQAAARQSAEPPMAVGSGGGQPSWAQQVHRLAGGEGEQPPVAPWKPVVEDPFQAAARRQSEARPAGLGRRLAARLVDSLLVGAVTAVAAVPFGTKAMDHIDQKIDTARLSGEKVTVWLIDGTTSVYFGIILGVLFLVSALYEVLPTAKWGRTLGKRLLGIEVRDIEGLEPPSFGGSLRRWLVHTVSGLLGIGVIGVLWCVWDRPWRQCWHDKAARTFVAGD; this is encoded by the coding sequence ATGAGCGCCCCAACCCCGGCCCCCGGCGACGACAGGCCCCGCGAAGGGTATTACCCGGACCCGTCCATTCCTGGATATGTCCGGTACTGGAACGGCGCGGCCTGGGTGCCGGGTACGAGCCGTCCGGCTCCCTCGGACGGAGAGCCGCTCGCCCCGCCGCCCGGCTCCGGCCCGTCCGGTGCCGTGGAGGAGACGGGCCCGCACTTCTTCGACGAGGACCCCGCGACCGACGGAGAGCCGGGCCGCCCGGCCGCCGACAAGCCCCTGCACGGCATCCGCCCCGAGCCCGCCTCCGCCTGGGGCGCCGACCGCTCCCGGCAGACCGGGTTCGGCGGCGACAAGGACCGCCGGGTCTCCTGGGGATCGTCCGGCGGCGTGGACCCCCGCCTCTCCCTCTCGGGCGGCGCCGACACCGGCCCGCCCGCCGACTCCGCCGCTTCCGCCGACTCCGGGCCCACGGCGAGCACGGACGGTACGGCGACGATCCCGCCGGCGGACGCCGACGACGAGGCCGGGTCCCCGCCGGGCACGGTGGTCTTCCGGCGCCCCGACACCTCCGGGGGCCCCGCCGAGAGCGGGGAGTCCGCGCGGTCGGAGGGCACCCTGACCTTCGGCCCGCCCTCCTCGCGCGCGGGCCGGCAGGACGGGGGCGCGCCCGCGTCCCCCGCCCCCTTCGGCTCGCCGCTGACCCCCGCCCAGGTGGCCGCCCAACAGGCCCTGGGCCTCGCCCCGCACTCCGCCGCGCCCACGACGCCACCGTCCGGACCCCAGCAGGGGCCGGGGACCGCCCAGGGCGCGCCGGCTCCGCAGCAGGGCCCGCAGTCGGGCAGCCCCGCCCCGGCGGCCCCGGCGGCGATCGCCCCGGCCGCGCCCGTGGCCCCGGCGCCGCGCCAACCCGAGTCGCAGCAGCCCCAGTTCGGCGGCGCCTTCCCGCAGCAGGCCCCGCAGACCCCACCGGTCGCGCCCGCCCCGCAGCTTCCGCGGCCCGCGCCTGGTGTGCCCCCGCAGGCCGCCGCCCGGCAGTCGGCCGAGCCCCCCATGGCCGTCGGCTCCGGCGGCGGGCAGCCCTCCTGGGCGCAGCAGGTGCACCGGCTGGCCGGGGGCGAGGGGGAGCAGCCGCCCGTCGCGCCGTGGAAGCCGGTGGTGGAGGACCCCTTCCAGGCGGCGGCGCGACGGCAGTCGGAGGCCAGACCCGCCGGGCTCGGCAGACGGCTGGCCGCCCGGCTCGTGGACAGCCTGCTCGTCGGCGCCGTCACGGCCGTGGCCGCCGTGCCGTTCGGCACCAAGGCGATGGACCACATCGACCAGAAGATCGACACGGCCAGGCTCTCCGGCGAGAAGGTCACCGTCTGGCTGATCGACGGCACGACCTCCGTCTACTTCGGCATCATCCTGGGCGTCCTGTTCCTGGTGAGCGCCCTCTACGAGGTGCTGCCCACCGCCAAGTGGGGCCGCACCCTGGGCAAGCGGCTGCTGGGCATCGAGGTCCGGGACATCGAGGGCCTCGAACCCCCGTCGTTCGGGGGCTCCCTGCGCCGCTGGCTGGTCCACACCGTCTCCGGGCTGCTCGGCATCGGGGTGATCGGCGTCCTGTGGTGCGTGTGGGACAGGCCGTGGCGCCAGTGCTGGCACGACAAGGCGGCCCGCACGTTCGTGGCCGGCGATTAG